From one Synergistaceae bacterium genomic stretch:
- a CDS encoding ATP-binding protein → MRNSLGQRKFLSMLAVSSTEMVLTIIALLADTVIAGHAAGEAGLSAMNIMTPFVSVMAFIGGLISMGVSFTYGEAMGRADKKRADGLFGMSLILAVAFGLVMFLLVSVLRDEYFAFIKPDAGVMGFAVEYLRFFRFVMIIDPLAMLLGVMVYNDGDELISNIANLTNIAGNIVLSLFFAFTLKMGIAGIALGTLMKDVVSLAVLSCHFMRKTNSLHPRLHFSFSDLWDFVKRGFIDSGMYLMLGVMLFVMNKFVIAQFGGEYLPVLSMAVSLIEVSVVFDGIAQAMLPLVSVYHAEGNSPAVRKVITLAAKVSVIEGVAFSAVMIVFAEYVPAMFGIDEPETVRRCVSAVRIISTTLVVSSLLFLFETYYMILGKNGLAVISSCARNLIAILLISIPLGMTGSISGVWWGFALAQLFTLILCCALAVMKYGREAFPLYLEEKQPVADYDLLLSPEALMSVRDSAEEFLNAHGIPKDTVNQVMLIIEETGMLIIERNKGDVLAEYTIEVDEDERVRIIIRDDGEIFDVTDEDLNVTSLRSYVVSRLMTRQRLRRNITTTSFNRNVFNVRGGLAEKLIMR, encoded by the coding sequence ATGCGTAACTCTTTGGGGCAGAGAAAATTCTTGTCCATGCTGGCCGTCTCAAGCACAGAAATGGTGCTCACGATAATTGCGCTTCTTGCTGACACTGTGATTGCGGGACATGCCGCAGGAGAAGCCGGCCTCTCCGCAATGAACATCATGACTCCGTTCGTAAGCGTGATGGCGTTCATCGGCGGGCTGATCTCAATGGGAGTGTCATTCACTTACGGCGAGGCTATGGGCAGAGCGGACAAGAAGCGTGCTGACGGCCTCTTCGGAATGAGCCTGATTCTGGCTGTGGCGTTCGGGCTGGTGATGTTCTTGCTGGTGAGCGTGCTCCGAGATGAGTACTTTGCGTTCATCAAGCCTGATGCTGGCGTGATGGGCTTTGCTGTTGAGTATCTCCGCTTCTTCAGGTTCGTGATGATTATTGACCCGCTCGCTATGCTCTTGGGCGTTATGGTCTACAATGACGGCGACGAGCTAATCTCCAACATCGCTAACCTCACCAACATTGCCGGAAACATCGTGCTGTCGCTGTTCTTCGCATTCACCCTCAAGATGGGAATAGCCGGAATAGCTCTCGGTACTCTCATGAAGGACGTAGTCAGCTTGGCGGTGCTCTCCTGCCACTTCATGCGGAAGACTAACTCGCTTCATCCGCGTCTGCACTTCAGCTTCAGTGATTTATGGGACTTCGTAAAACGGGGCTTCATCGACTCGGGAATGTACCTGATGCTCGGAGTTATGCTGTTCGTGATGAACAAATTTGTTATTGCGCAGTTCGGCGGCGAATATCTGCCCGTCCTGTCAATGGCTGTCAGCTTAATCGAGGTGTCGGTGGTCTTTGACGGCATCGCTCAGGCTATGCTCCCGCTGGTTAGCGTCTATCACGCAGAGGGGAACTCTCCGGCTGTCCGCAAGGTTATCACTCTCGCGGCGAAGGTCTCAGTGATTGAGGGTGTCGCTTTCTCGGCGGTTATGATTGTGTTTGCTGAGTACGTGCCCGCGATGTTCGGGATAGATGAGCCGGAGACGGTGAGGCGTTGCGTGAGTGCTGTGCGTATAATCTCGACAACGCTGGTTGTGTCGTCCCTGCTGTTCCTGTTCGAGACGTACTATATGATTCTCGGCAAGAACGGTCTGGCGGTAATCTCGTCGTGTGCCCGCAACCTGATAGCGATTCTGCTTATCTCAATTCCTCTCGGCATGACGGGAAGCATCAGCGGAGTCTGGTGGGGGTTTGCCCTTGCGCAGCTGTTCACGCTGATTCTGTGCTGTGCCCTCGCTGTCATGAAGTACGGCCGTGAAGCCTTCCCGCTCTACCTTGAGGAGAAGCAGCCCGTTGCGGATTATGACCTTCTACTCTCGCCGGAAGCCTTGATGTCAGTTCGGGACTCTGCTGAAGAGTTCCTGAACGCTCACGGCATCCCGAAGGACACAGTGAATCAGGTGATGCTTATCATCGAGGAAACAGGTATGCTCATCATCGAGCGCAACAAGGGCGATGTCTTGGCCGAATACACTATAGAAGTTGATGAGGATGAACGCGTGAGGATAATCATTCGTGATGACGGAGAAATCTTCGACGTTACGGACGAGGATCTGAACGTAACATCACTGCGGAGCTATGTTGTGTCGCGGCTCATGACGAGGCAGAGACTGCGCAGGAACATCACGACGACGAGCTTCAACCGCAATGTGTTCAACGTTAGGGGCGGGCTTGCAGAAAAATTAATCATGCGCTAG